The DNA segment TATTATGGTGGTATCTGGGAGCTGCAGCCGCTCTATACGTTATCGGACTTTACGCTTTAGTTTCAACTAGAAATATGATTAAAACTGTTATCGCAATCGAGATCCTGATAGACGGCGCTCACCTCAACTTTGTAGCTTTCGCTGCAACACCGATAGGCGGGGTTGATCCTATAGCTCACAGCATTGTGGTAACTAGCATAATCATAGGCGGGTGCATAGCCGCCATAGCGCTTTCGCTTGCTATAAATGCCTATAAACATTACGGGACAATCGATATCAAAAAACTGAGGAGATTAAGAGAGTAAAATAGGAGGGTAAAAAATGTTTCCGTTCGCACCTTGGTTATGGGTTATCCCTATGATAGGGGCTGTCTTAATCCCTGTTGTTAACAGGATAGGCGGCGCTGTCAGAGATTATTTCGCTATCGCAGTGGGCGCTATAACCATGCTCTTCGCACTCTCCATAATCCCTGATATTATAAACGGCTACGACTGGTTCACCGGCGTAGCTTTAGCTAACTTCCCTACACCTGGCGCTCACGGTGATTGGAGCATCCCATGGATCGCCGGTTTCCTCAACATGGGGGTTTTAATAGACCCGCTATCAGTTTTCATGGTTAATATCGCCTCAGGTATCGGATTCCTCATCTTAGTTTACTCTCTAGGTTATATGCATCACGACCCTGATAAAATGAGATACTGGTTCTTCATGCTCTTCTTCATAGGAGGTATGGATCTCCTTGTTTTAGCTGATAATCTTTTAATGACTTTTATAGGATGGGAGATTGTAGGGTTATGTAGCTATGCTTTAATAGGATTCTGGCATAAGAAAACTGGGCCTAGCCCTGATCCAAGGTATAAGACTGAAGGTGAATATAACGCAGCCTGCGGTATGAAAGCGTTCATCACTACTAGAGTCGGTGATGTAGCCTTACTAATAGCTATAGTGATCATCTTCACCTACGCCGGGACCTTTAATTATTTAGAGTTAGCTGAAGGCGGATTCGGCTGGGTGACGGCTTTAGCTAACGGCGGACTCTTACTCCCAGCTCTAATATTATTATTTGGGGGTCCTGTAGGTAAATCTGCTCA comes from the Candidatus Odinarchaeum yellowstonii genome and includes:
- a CDS encoding NADH-quinone oxidoreductase subunit K; the protein is MLPLNLLWWYLGAAAALYVIGLYALVSTRNMIKTVIAIEILIDGAHLNFVAFAATPIGGVDPIAHSIVVTSIIIGGCIAAIALSLAINAYKHYGTIDIKKLRRLRE